Proteins encoded within one genomic window of Setaria italica strain Yugu1 chromosome IV, Setaria_italica_v2.0, whole genome shotgun sequence:
- the LOC101773647 gene encoding galactoside 2-alpha-L-fucosyltransferase has protein sequence MSLEGVAGIGITKRPSQQCPDARRAEAQEDTVEQDTGPWIARKKVTALAICLVALPVLMTTVSRRDAPWTAASFWPLASTSTKVSNAEKLLGGLLVPGFNERSCLSRYHSAFYRKNMARSPSPHLIKRLREHEALQHRCGPGTEAYRAAAARLSSGHPNATDGDDAAPGACKYLVLVPYRGLGNNILAMASAFLYAVLTDRALLLDRTTSLGDIFCEPFPGASWLLPQHFPIRNLQNLTGEVPESYRHLVQSDDAAASVSRRRYVFVDLDHSCTYHDKLFFCDDERRFLHRAPWLLMRTDGYFVPALFLNPAYQEELDRLFPRKDAVFYLLAHYLFHPTNKVWGLITRFHDSYLKNSDERLGIQIRVFDGDTPFQHILDQILACTSQEHLLPDVVTQEPPHPSTTGAQSKAIVTSGWSTFGYVGHGLGGLTPWIMFRPENHTTPNPPCQRAKSMEPCMHGPPFYDCRTKHGADTGKLVPHVQHCEDMSWGLKLVHPE, from the exons ATGTCCCTGGAGGGCGTGGCCGGCATTGGCATAACCAAGCGGCCGTCGCAGCAATGCCCGGACGCCCGGCGCGCGGAGGCACAGGAGGATACGGTGGAGCAGGACACAGGGCCATGGATCGCGAGGAAGAAGGTCACCGCGCTCGCCATCTGCCTCGTCGCGCTGCCCGTCCTGATGACCACGGTTAGCCGCCGGGACGCGCCGTGGACGGCCGCGTCCTTCTGGCCATTGGCGTCCACATCCACGAAAG TTTCCAATGCAGAGAAGCTTCTCGGGGGCCTCCTGGTCCCGGGGTTCAACGAGCGGTCGTGCCTCAGCCGCTACCACTCCGCGTTCTACCGCAAGAACATGGCGCGGTCACCGTCCCCGCACCTCATCAAGCGGCTCCGGGAGCACGAGGCGCTGCAACACCGGTGCGGCCCGGGCACCGAGGCGTAcagggccgcggccgcgcggctcAGTTCCGGGCACCCCAACGCCAcggacggcgacgacgccgcCCCGGGCGCCTGCAAGTACCTCGTGCTGGTTCCGTACAGGGGCCTCGGGAACAACATCCTGGCCATGGCGTCGGCGTTCCTCTACGCCGTGCTCACCGACCGGGCCCTGCTCCTCGACCGGACGACGTCGCTAGGTGACATCTTCTGCGAGCCGTTCCCGGGCGCGTCGTGGCTGCTGCCGCAGCACTTTCCGATCAGGAACCTCCAGAACCTGACCGGCGAGGTGCCTGAGAGCTACAGGCACCTGGTGCAgagcgacgacgcggcggcgtccGTGTCCCGGCGCCGCTACGTCTTTGTCGACCTCGACCACTCCTGCACCTACCACGACAAGCTCTTCTTCTGCGACGACGAGAGGCGGTTCCTCCACCGCGCGCCGTGGCTGCTGATGAGGACGGACGGGTACTTCGTGCCGGCGCTCTTCCTGAACCCGGCGTACCAGGAGGAGCTTGACCGGCTGTTCCCGCGGAAGGATGCCGTGTTCTACCTCCTGGCGCACTACCTGTTCCACCCGACGAACAAAGTGTGGGGACTGATCACGAGGTTCCACGACTCGTACCTGAAGAACTCGGACGAGCGATTGGGCATCCAGATCAGGGTGTTCGACGGGGACACTCCGTTCCAGCACATCTTGGACCAGATCCTTGCCTGCACGTCGCAGGAGCACCTGCTCCCTGATGTGGTGACGCAGGAACCGCCCCATCCGTCGACGACCGGTGCCCAATCGAAGGCG ATCGTCACCAGTGGCTGGTCGACGTTCGGGTACGTCGGCCACGGGCTCGGCGGGCTCACGCCGTGGATCATGTTCAGGCCCGAGAACCACACCACGCCCAACCCGCCGTGCCAGCGGGCCAAGTCCATGGAACCGTGCATGCACGGGCCGCCGTTCTACGACTGCCGGACGAAGCACGGCGCTGACACGGGAAAGCTGGTGCCTCATGTGCAGCACTGCGAGGACATGAGCTGGGGGCTCAAACTTGTTCACCCCGAGTGA
- the LOC101767055 gene encoding probable fucosyltransferase 7, with amino-acid sequence MGSVRERDLSPEPDKRRPSGLGTVTVVFLIALPLLLVFFLFSDRAVVSIAADYRPVWQRMKLLGSGNASSFPNAEGSAHDRLLGGLLSPDFDTATCLSRYEASRRWKPSPFPVTPYLVQKLRQYEANHRRCGPGTANYREAMVQLMSGRNADLAECKYVVWVPLAGLGNRMLSIVSTFLYALLTGRVLLIHEPPEMEGLFCQPFPGTSWVLPPGFPYTDGFSADSNESYVNMLENSIVHYDDGGNASTLPPYVYFHLEQISLRLQNHTFCEEDHRVLDRFNWMVLRSDSYFTVALFLMPMYRSELDRMFPAKGSVFHHLGRYLFHPGNRAWDILERFYVGYLAGADERLGIQVRLSPSFPITFEVMYEQIIRCIREHELLPQVTDTSEPGALPTNGTVGTARVKAVLVVSLKPEYYDKLHSMYYTNATATGEVVTVYQPSHDLDQRSDALAHNERALAEIFMLSYSDRLVTTAFSTFGYVAYSLAGLRPWLLMPPDWATMRAEVACSRSASVEPCLHSQPSLLCQAEQDLDPVVHVPFLRHCEDMDSGLKLFD; translated from the exons ATGGGTTCCGTCAGAGAGCGAGATCTCTCGCCGGAGCCGGATAAACGCCGGCCGTCCGGCCTGGGGACCGTCACTGTCGTCTTCTTGATCGCATTGCCGCTGCTGCTCGTATTCTTCCTCTTCAGCGACCGAGCTGTCGTCTCCATCGCCGCCGATTACCGGCCGGTTTGGCAGCGCATGAAACTGCTAG GCTCCGGCAATGCGTCGTCGTTTCCGAACGCGGAGGGCAGCGCTCACGACCGGCTCCTCGGCGGGCTCCTCTCGCCGGACTTTGACACGGCGACGTGCCTAAGCAGGTACGAGGCGTCCAGGCGCTGGAAGCCGTCGCCGTTCCCGGTCACCCCCTACCTTGTCCAGAAGCTGAGGCAGTACGAAGCGAACCACCGGCGGTGCGGCCCGGGCACCGCGAACTACCGCGAGGCCATGGTGCAGCTCATGTCCGGCCGCAACGCCGACCTCGCCGAGTGCAAGTACGTTGTGTGGGTTCCCCTCGCGGGCCTCGGCAACCGGATGCTCAGCATCGTCTCCACCTTCCTCTACGCGCTGCTCACCGGCCGCGTCCTCCTGATCCACGAGCCACCCGAGATGGAGGGGCTCTTCTGCCAGCCGTTCCCGGGCACCTCGTGGGTCTTGCCGCCTGGCTTCCCCTACACAGACGGCTTCTCGGCCGACTCAAACGAGAGCTACGTGAACATGCTTGAGAACAGCATCGTCCACTACGACGACGGAGGCAATGCGAGCACGCTGCCGCCGTACGTCTACTTCCACCTAGAGCAAATCTCACTCCGGCTCCAGAATCACACGTTCTGCGAGGAAGACCACCGCGTCCTCGACAGGTTCAACTGGATGGTGCTCAGGTCGGACAGCTACTTCACAGTGGCGCTGTTCCTCATGCCGATGTACCGCAGCGAGCTAGACAGGATGTTCCCGGCGAAAGGGTCCGTTTTCCACCACCTCGGCAGGTACCTCTTCCACCCGGGGAACCGAGCATGGGATATCCTGGAAAGGTTCTACGTTGGgtacctcgccggcgccgacgagcgtCTGGGCATTCAGGTGCGCCTCTCGCCGTCTTTTCCGATCACATTTGAGGTCATGTACGAGCAGATCATCCGGTGCATTCGGGAGCATGAGCTTCTGCCACAAGTGACGGACACCAGCGAACCTGGTGCCCTGCCAACGAACGGCACCGTCGGCACGGCGAGGGTGAAGGCCGTGCTGGTGGTCTCCTTGAAGCCGGAGTACTACGACAAGCTGCACAGCATGTACTACACGAACGCGACGGCGACCGGTGAGGTCGTGACGGTGTACCAGCCGAGCCACGACCTGGACCAACGCTCGGACGCGCTGGCGCACAACGAGCGCGCCCTGGCCGAGATCTTCATGCTGAGCTACTCTGACAGGTTGGTGACCACGGCGTTTTCGACGTTCGGGTACGTCGCGTACTCACTTGCTGGGCTCCGACCATGGCTGCTGATGCCGCCGGACTGGGCCACGATGAGGGCCGAAGTTGCTTGCTCCAGGTCAGCGTCGGTGGAGCCGTGCCTGCATTCGCAGCCGTCGCTCCTCTGCCAGGCAGAGCAGGATCTTGATCCGGTGGTGCATGTGCCATTTTTGCGCCACTGCGAAGATATGGATTCTGGTCTCAAGCTGTTTGATTGA